A section of the Acidobacterium capsulatum ATCC 51196 genome encodes:
- a CDS encoding lytic transglycosylase domain-containing protein, whose product MFLNQSAHKAKWLAAACGVTALCLAALPAHAVEQVVLRNGFTLICNHEQAEGRQVRLYLDAGGQNYLEVRASDIVSRMPAPTTATTPDARTAAQATAAKPRSLRQIVAAAGRAHDIDTDLLASVIEQESGGHTHAVSRAGARGLMQLMPATAARLGVKNSFAPAQNVQGGTAYLDQLLRRYHNNLPLALAAYNAGPAAVDRWHGIPPYAETRHYVARVIHDYNRRYEARQRTARKASRTAPLPDSGEVQVASAAGIR is encoded by the coding sequence GTGTTCTTGAATCAAAGCGCACACAAGGCAAAATGGCTGGCCGCCGCATGCGGCGTCACCGCCCTGTGTCTGGCCGCTCTGCCGGCTCACGCTGTCGAACAGGTGGTTCTGCGCAACGGCTTCACCCTAATCTGCAACCACGAGCAGGCCGAAGGACGTCAGGTCAGGCTTTATCTCGATGCCGGCGGCCAGAATTATCTCGAAGTCAGGGCCAGCGATATCGTCTCGCGAATGCCCGCACCCACCACCGCCACGACGCCGGATGCACGCACAGCAGCCCAGGCCACTGCAGCCAAACCGCGCAGCTTGCGCCAGATTGTGGCTGCGGCAGGCCGCGCTCATGACATTGACACCGATCTGCTCGCTAGCGTGATTGAGCAGGAGAGCGGTGGCCACACGCATGCCGTAAGCCGTGCCGGAGCGCGCGGCCTGATGCAGTTGATGCCCGCAACCGCGGCACGTCTGGGCGTGAAGAACAGCTTTGCTCCCGCGCAGAATGTGCAGGGCGGCACCGCTTATCTTGACCAGCTTTTGCGCCGCTACCACAACAACCTGCCGCTCGCCCTGGCCGCGTACAACGCTGGTCCTGCCGCAGTGGACCGCTGGCACGGAATTCCGCCCTATGCGGAGACACGCCATTATGTGGCGCGCGTGATTCACGACTACAACCGCCGTTATGAAGCGCGCCAGCGCACCGCGCGCAAGGCTTCGCGCACTGCGCCGCTCCCCGATAGTGGCGAGGTGCAGGTAGCCTCCGCCGCCGGGATTCGCTAG
- a CDS encoding lysylphosphatidylglycerol synthase transmembrane domain-containing protein, with amino-acid sequence MNKKSWIAALVVLAAIAAVVVFGRHRIHFNWQIFVEQIQLATWWRIGLAIALIWIAYAVRAMRWAVFLSPSRKVSGFKVLGPQVIGYTGVALLGRPADLARPYLVARKLRTTLSEQIAVYVVERMFDLGAMALIFSSVLYFSPDKKTLPHPELLRHLALTGLVGTVCIAILAVFVKLRGAIMADGTRRAFAGFAPKLGEGIADKLLAFRNGLHVLSSAREVLLAVTYSLAMWLMISYAYLETAHAFVESPILSQLSLARCMVVIAAGMVASAAQLPVLGWFTQMAALAAILQGFFGVAWEPALGCGAMLLIVTFLSVIPLGLLWARFEHVSLRKIAAESEHAGEALEHAHNSAASE; translated from the coding sequence TTGAATAAGAAGTCCTGGATAGCCGCGCTGGTCGTGCTGGCAGCCATCGCCGCCGTGGTGGTCTTTGGCCGCCATCGCATCCACTTCAACTGGCAGATTTTCGTGGAGCAGATTCAGCTCGCGACCTGGTGGCGCATCGGGCTCGCGATTGCCCTCATCTGGATCGCCTACGCCGTCCGCGCCATGCGTTGGGCGGTCTTTCTCTCGCCTTCCCGCAAAGTCTCGGGCTTCAAGGTGCTGGGGCCGCAGGTCATTGGCTACACCGGCGTCGCTCTGCTGGGCCGCCCGGCCGATCTCGCCCGGCCCTATCTGGTTGCGCGCAAGCTGCGCACCACGCTGAGCGAGCAGATTGCCGTCTACGTGGTCGAGCGCATGTTTGATCTCGGCGCGATGGCCCTGATTTTCTCAAGCGTGCTCTACTTCTCGCCCGACAAAAAGACGCTGCCCCACCCGGAACTGCTGCGCCACCTGGCGCTGACCGGGCTCGTCGGCACCGTCTGCATTGCGATTCTGGCGGTCTTTGTAAAATTGCGCGGAGCCATCATGGCCGATGGCACGCGCAGAGCCTTCGCAGGATTCGCGCCAAAGCTCGGCGAGGGCATCGCAGACAAATTGCTCGCCTTTCGCAATGGCCTGCATGTGCTCTCTTCGGCGCGCGAGGTGCTGCTGGCAGTGACCTATTCGCTGGCCATGTGGCTCATGATCAGCTACGCCTATCTTGAGACTGCCCATGCCTTTGTGGAGTCGCCCATTCTCAGCCAGCTCTCGCTGGCTCGCTGCATGGTGGTGATTGCCGCCGGCATGGTCGCCAGCGCCGCGCAACTGCCGGTGCTGGGCTGGTTCACGCAAATGGCCGCCCTGGCGGCTATTCTGCAGGGCTTCTTTGGCGTGGCGTGGGAGCCCGCTCTCGGCTGCGGCGCCATGCTGCTGATCGTCACGTTCCTCAGCGTCATTCCGCTCGGGCTGCTCTGGGCGCGCTTTGAGCATGTGTCCCTGCGCAAAATCGCGGCCGAAAGCGAACATGCCGGCGAAGCGCTCGAACATGCCCACAACTCTGCCGCGTCAGAGTGA
- a CDS encoding YraN family protein: MASAITFWERQRLRWIERALTCSAASPEEPAHLTTGRRGELAAYGFLRRNGYTIVARGWRSHICPGDLDLIAWEGEHLCVIEVKARTTRDVATAEAAVDHQKRRTLRMLARRYLRLAGIPQSAARFDVVSVYFDSGHAPEFTLYRNAFGFFSQQ; encoded by the coding sequence ATGGCATCCGCGATAACTTTCTGGGAACGGCAGCGGCTCCGATGGATTGAGCGCGCGCTCACCTGCTCCGCCGCCAGCCCGGAAGAGCCTGCACACCTCACCACGGGGCGTCGCGGCGAACTGGCCGCCTACGGATTTCTGCGCCGCAACGGCTACACCATCGTCGCACGCGGATGGCGCTCACACATCTGCCCCGGCGACCTGGACCTGATTGCATGGGAGGGCGAGCACCTGTGCGTCATCGAGGTCAAAGCCCGCACCACGCGCGATGTCGCCACGGCTGAAGCCGCCGTTGACCACCAGAAGCGGCGCACGCTGCGCATGCTCGCGCGGCGCTATCTGCGCCTGGCTGGCATTCCGCAGTCGGCCGCGCGCTTCGATGTTGTGAGCGTGTACTTCGATTCCGGGCATGCGCCTGAATTCACGCTGTACCGCAATGCCTTCGGCTTCTTTTCTCAGCAGTGA
- a CDS encoding glycosyl hydrolase family 28-related protein encodes MLKVRHLLLGLGMLAWMVPVHAQSVFTSRVNDPRGVYLTPENFHVGTDGKTDDSAALQAAIDQAQATGDQGIVFVPSGRYRITRTIYVWPSVRIIGYGPTRPVFVLPDHAPGYQHGLGYMFYFAGGRPGHMPSWFHMDKSRPATPGTVPPNNTVPDANAGTFYSAMSNVDFEMGKGNEGAVAIRFHVAQHCYLSHIDFHIDSGLAAIDQAGNEAEDLHFYGGQYGILSGQTSPGWQFTLLDSTFEGQSIAAIDEHEVALTMSHDVIRNEPAGIVVDAGYPDEMWIDHTRFENITGPALTLSDDKNPRMEATLRSIACVHVPVFVKLRESGRSIAGKGPSYLVKSFTHGLTLANAADQGSIQTYFDAEAVTNLAADTKPVIRALPPVSAWTNVRSLGILGDDHTDDTAAIQKAIDAHRVLYFPMGLYLITNTLHLRSDTVLIGLHPSATQLVIPDGTPAFQGVGGPVPLIETPKGGDNIVSGLGLYTNGINPRATAAYWQSGAQSLMDDVRFLGGHGTDLADGTRINPYNNTHTADPDIRRRWDSEYPSLWVTNGGGGTFADIWTPSTFAQAGLYVSYTSTPGRVYELSSEHHVRNEVKLDHVSNWKIVALQTEEERGESGFALPLEIQNSHNILIANYHSYRVISSYQPFPEAIRVTNSSGIAVRDLHVDSNSIVPFDNSILVQSSHAQVRTPDLAVLDLPGHAVPQPPNHAATVLAEGAALHKLAHGFFTASGAAVDPDGRLYFVDTRWQRIYRWNAAQKEAVVVRDSPLEPRNLIFDKAGDLLVTSYLGDGTVYAFQPGTPENQITLLRKQSAKPRPGMTAALATGYWSIDAKTANAPVGQYMSPDGSLFLPASESFVKGALSWGTKMAPEVHSYGLARAMPDHPFYLTDQSNEKTWRAQVDSTGMLTHMQLFAEQGGGDSIAQDSAGHVYLAAGQIYIYNPDGRQIGTIDVPQRPIDLVFGGRDRRTLYILTHSALYSIRTKVPGF; translated from the coding sequence GTGTTGAAGGTGCGTCATCTGTTGCTCGGCCTGGGGATGCTCGCGTGGATGGTGCCCGTGCACGCGCAGTCGGTATTTACATCGCGAGTGAATGACCCGCGCGGCGTCTATCTGACGCCGGAGAACTTTCACGTCGGCACCGATGGAAAGACAGACGACAGTGCGGCCCTGCAGGCAGCGATTGACCAGGCGCAGGCGACTGGCGATCAGGGGATCGTTTTTGTGCCTTCGGGGCGCTATCGCATCACGCGCACGATCTATGTGTGGCCCTCGGTGCGCATCATCGGCTACGGACCCACGCGGCCTGTCTTTGTGCTGCCCGATCACGCGCCGGGATATCAGCATGGTCTTGGTTACATGTTCTATTTTGCAGGCGGAAGGCCGGGCCACATGCCGTCCTGGTTTCATATGGACAAGTCGCGGCCGGCCACACCGGGCACGGTGCCGCCCAACAACACGGTGCCGGATGCGAATGCCGGAACGTTCTACTCCGCGATGAGCAATGTGGATTTCGAGATGGGCAAGGGCAATGAAGGCGCGGTGGCGATTCGCTTTCATGTGGCGCAGCACTGCTATCTCTCGCACATTGACTTTCATATCGATTCCGGGCTCGCTGCCATTGACCAGGCGGGCAATGAAGCCGAGGACCTGCACTTTTACGGCGGCCAATATGGCATTCTGAGCGGGCAGACCTCGCCGGGGTGGCAGTTCACGCTGCTCGATTCCACATTTGAAGGGCAGAGCATCGCGGCGATTGATGAGCACGAAGTGGCGCTCACGATGAGCCACGACGTGATTCGCAATGAGCCTGCGGGTATTGTGGTCGATGCCGGATATCCCGATGAGATGTGGATCGATCACACCCGCTTTGAGAACATCACCGGCCCAGCGTTGACTCTGAGCGACGACAAAAATCCGCGGATGGAGGCCACACTGCGCAGCATTGCCTGCGTGCATGTGCCGGTCTTTGTGAAGCTACGGGAGAGTGGCAGGAGCATCGCGGGCAAGGGCCCGAGTTATCTGGTGAAGAGCTTTACGCACGGTCTTACGCTGGCGAATGCCGCGGATCAGGGAAGCATCCAGACGTATTTTGATGCGGAAGCCGTTACAAATCTGGCTGCGGATACCAAGCCAGTGATTCGTGCATTACCGCCGGTGAGTGCATGGACCAACGTGCGGTCGCTCGGAATCCTGGGCGACGACCACACCGACGATACGGCGGCGATTCAGAAGGCCATCGATGCGCATCGCGTGTTGTATTTCCCGATGGGGCTTTACCTCATCACGAACACGTTGCATCTGAGGTCCGATACGGTGCTGATCGGTTTGCACCCGAGCGCGACGCAATTGGTGATTCCTGACGGCACGCCAGCTTTCCAGGGTGTGGGCGGCCCTGTGCCGCTGATCGAAACGCCGAAGGGCGGCGACAACATTGTGTCGGGGCTGGGGCTGTATACGAACGGCATCAACCCTCGCGCCACGGCGGCTTACTGGCAGTCGGGCGCGCAGTCGCTCATGGATGACGTGCGGTTTCTCGGTGGCCACGGCACTGATCTGGCCGATGGCACGCGCATCAATCCCTACAACAACACGCACACGGCTGACCCGGATATTCGACGCCGCTGGGACTCGGAGTATCCAAGCCTGTGGGTGACGAACGGCGGGGGCGGCACTTTTGCCGACATCTGGACGCCGAGCACGTTTGCGCAGGCGGGGCTTTATGTTTCGTATACGTCCACACCGGGGCGTGTGTATGAGCTCTCGAGCGAGCACCATGTGCGCAACGAGGTGAAGCTCGATCACGTCTCGAACTGGAAGATTGTGGCACTGCAGACGGAGGAAGAGCGCGGCGAGAGCGGCTTTGCGCTGCCGCTTGAGATTCAGAATTCACACAATATTCTGATTGCCAACTATCACAGCTATCGCGTGATCAGCAGCTATCAGCCTTTCCCTGAGGCGATTCGTGTGACGAACTCCTCGGGCATTGCAGTGCGCGATCTGCATGTGGACAGTAACAGCATCGTGCCTTTTGACAACAGCATCCTGGTGCAGTCCTCGCACGCGCAGGTGCGCACACCAGACCTGGCGGTGTTGGATCTTCCTGGGCATGCCGTGCCTCAGCCGCCCAATCATGCCGCGACGGTGCTCGCCGAGGGGGCGGCGTTGCATAAGCTGGCGCATGGATTTTTCACGGCCTCCGGCGCGGCTGTTGATCCGGACGGGCGGTTGTATTTTGTGGATACGCGCTGGCAGCGCATTTACCGCTGGAATGCCGCGCAGAAAGAAGCCGTGGTGGTGCGAGATTCCCCGCTCGAGCCGCGCAATCTAATTTTTGATAAGGCGGGCGATCTGTTGGTGACTTCATATCTGGGCGATGGTACGGTGTATGCTTTTCAGCCGGGCACGCCTGAGAACCAAATCACCCTGCTGAGAAAGCAGAGCGCGAAGCCGCGACCGGGTATGACTGCAGCGCTGGCGACGGGCTACTGGAGCATCGATGCCAAGACAGCAAACGCGCCCGTGGGGCAGTATATGTCTCCGGATGGCAGCCTGTTTCTACCGGCCAGCGAGAGCTTTGTGAAGGGAGCGCTTTCCTGGGGAACCAAGATGGCTCCTGAGGTACATAGCTACGGGCTGGCGAGGGCGATGCCGGACCATCCGTTCTATCTCACGGACCAATCGAATGAGAAGACCTGGCGCGCGCAGGTTGATTCCACGGGCATGCTCACGCACATGCAGCTTTTTGCCGAGCAGGGGGGTGGCGACAGCATCGCGCAGGACAGTGCGGGGCATGTGTATCTGGCGGCGGGCCAGATCTATATCTACAACCCGGACGGCCGGCAGATCGGGACGATTGATGTACCGCAGCGGCCCATCGATCTGGTCTTTGGAGGCAGGGACCGGCGCACGCTGTACATCCTGACGCACTCGGCGCTTTATTCGATACGCACGAAGGTTCCAGGGTTCTGA
- a CDS encoding CRTAC1 family protein — protein MRARAAWRAANSFMRGASRAVLALLAVFLPLAVVYAQAAAPAGVPDVRLVDITKSTGIHFDHLSSPAKKYIVESMSGGVAIIDYNRDGLPDIYFTNAPDVSMQLKGEKARGALYRNNGDGTFTDVTQQAGVGTPCWAMGVAVGDYNNDGWPDLLVTCLDGVVLYRNNGDGTFTDVTKQSGLGKDHGWATGASFADYDGDGYDDLFVPHYVAFSLKNLPEIGSARTCMYHNIAVQCGPRGMKGSPDNLYHNNRNGTFTDVTAQAGVGDRQGLFGLTSLWHDFNGDGHLDLFVANDSGSNYLYINNGHNHFTDEAEVAGVAYNADGFEQANMGVALGDYLHTGRFSIAITHSSEEYTALYRNDGHLDFNDVSFKSGIARPTSEMVGWGDAFVDLDNSGWLDFFQVNGHVYPQVDSQPIGTHFLEPKQLFWNNHDGTFRDVSNLVGPAIQIPQVSRGLAVADLFNDGHEDLVVENLQGQPMILRPEFTNHNHWVEFELEGVKSNRLALNAVLTATAGTLVQKQEILSGGSYISQDSLRVHFGLGMHDHLDKLQIHWPAGDTETLTKIPADHIYAIKEGAGIVPFREIRPAAPVKH, from the coding sequence ATGAGAGCCAGGGCGGCATGGCGGGCGGCCAATAGTTTCATGAGAGGCGCAAGCCGTGCGGTTCTCGCGCTGCTGGCGGTGTTTTTGCCGCTCGCCGTGGTGTATGCGCAGGCGGCTGCACCCGCTGGCGTGCCGGATGTGCGGCTTGTGGACATCACCAAGTCCACGGGCATTCACTTTGACCATCTCTCGTCGCCGGCGAAGAAATACATTGTGGAGTCGATGAGCGGTGGCGTTGCGATCATTGACTACAACCGCGATGGCCTGCCGGATATCTATTTCACCAATGCGCCCGATGTGAGCATGCAGTTGAAGGGCGAGAAGGCGCGCGGTGCGCTCTACCGCAACAACGGCGACGGAACCTTCACTGACGTGACGCAGCAGGCCGGGGTCGGCACTCCGTGCTGGGCGATGGGCGTGGCTGTGGGCGACTACAACAACGATGGCTGGCCTGATCTGCTGGTGACGTGCCTCGATGGTGTGGTGCTTTATCGCAACAATGGCGACGGCACCTTCACGGACGTCACGAAGCAGTCCGGCCTTGGCAAGGACCACGGCTGGGCGACGGGTGCATCGTTTGCCGACTACGATGGCGATGGCTATGACGATTTATTTGTGCCGCATTATGTTGCTTTCAGCCTGAAAAATCTGCCGGAGATAGGTTCGGCGCGGACCTGCATGTATCACAACATCGCAGTGCAGTGCGGACCGCGCGGCATGAAGGGCTCGCCCGATAATCTGTATCACAACAACCGCAACGGCACTTTTACCGATGTAACGGCGCAGGCGGGAGTGGGTGACCGGCAGGGGCTCTTTGGGCTGACCTCGCTCTGGCATGACTTCAATGGCGATGGGCATCTTGATCTTTTTGTGGCCAACGACAGCGGCTCCAATTACCTCTATATCAACAACGGGCACAACCACTTCACCGATGAGGCGGAGGTTGCGGGCGTAGCCTACAACGCCGATGGCTTTGAGCAGGCCAACATGGGCGTGGCACTGGGCGACTATTTGCACACAGGGCGCTTCTCGATTGCCATCACGCACTCCAGCGAGGAGTACACGGCGCTTTATCGCAACGATGGCCACCTAGATTTCAACGACGTGTCATTCAAGTCAGGCATTGCGCGGCCCACCAGTGAGATGGTGGGGTGGGGCGACGCGTTTGTCGACCTGGACAACAGCGGGTGGCTCGATTTCTTCCAGGTGAATGGGCACGTTTATCCGCAGGTTGACTCGCAGCCCATCGGCACCCATTTTCTTGAGCCCAAGCAGCTTTTCTGGAATAACCACGACGGCACTTTTCGCGACGTGAGCAATCTGGTGGGCCCGGCCATTCAGATTCCGCAGGTGAGTCGCGGGCTTGCAGTGGCCGATCTCTTCAACGATGGCCATGAAGATCTGGTGGTCGAAAATCTGCAGGGGCAGCCGATGATTTTGCGTCCGGAGTTCACGAACCATAACCATTGGGTCGAGTTTGAGCTGGAAGGCGTGAAGTCAAACCGGCTCGCTCTCAACGCTGTGCTGACAGCGACCGCCGGCACGCTGGTGCAGAAGCAGGAGATTCTCAGCGGCGGCAGTTACATTTCGCAGGACAGCCTGCGCGTGCACTTTGGCCTGGGCATGCATGACCATCTCGACAAACTGCAGATTCACTGGCCTGCGGGCGATACCGAGACGCTTACGAAGATTCCCGCGGACCACATTTATGCCATCAAGGAAGGAGCGGGCATTGTTCCTTTCCGGGAGATTCGGCCTGCTGCTCCGGTGAAGCACTAG
- a CDS encoding tetratricopeptide repeat protein: MRSLKYFVFPLCLAASCALAQTSSTSTAAQIALHSQKAQQYLREKQPKLAIPELKAVVRLDPNNLDAEANLGVLLYFQGDYAGANQALGKALALHPDIPKLQALLGMSEERSGDPQHAVKDLAAAFPQLHDQKIQMEAGLSLIHLYQAHDQLAEAAGIVRQLQALQPKNPQLIYVAYRLYSDLAGEQLLSLSLVAPDSAQMHAAMAYEDSMQNNNQAAIAQYRKALAIDPKLPGAEFSLAQLLQNANDVKQQQEAASIYEQALRENPYDEPSALALGDMNLTQGNFKIAQTYYERALKIDPEDAEANFGLAKALIGNNESKQALPYLEKSIRLDPTNASAHFRLATLYRQEGREQDARQQLQIFQRLRKLKDKLSDLYKQMRMQPVHQENHHESQGGMAGGQ; this comes from the coding sequence ATGCGTTCTCTGAAGTATTTCGTTTTTCCTCTGTGCCTGGCTGCCTCGTGTGCGCTGGCGCAAACCTCATCCACCAGCACGGCCGCACAGATTGCCCTGCACAGCCAGAAGGCGCAGCAGTATCTGCGCGAGAAGCAGCCAAAGCTGGCGATTCCTGAGTTGAAGGCCGTGGTGCGTCTCGACCCGAACAATCTCGATGCCGAGGCCAATCTGGGCGTGCTGCTGTATTTTCAAGGCGACTATGCCGGAGCCAATCAGGCGCTCGGCAAGGCGCTTGCGCTGCATCCGGATATTCCCAAGCTGCAGGCGCTGCTCGGCATGAGTGAGGAGCGCAGCGGCGACCCGCAACATGCTGTGAAGGATCTGGCGGCGGCCTTTCCGCAGCTTCACGACCAGAAGATTCAGATGGAAGCGGGTCTGTCGCTGATACATCTCTATCAGGCGCATGACCAACTGGCCGAGGCGGCTGGCATTGTGCGGCAGTTGCAGGCCTTGCAGCCGAAGAATCCTCAATTGATTTATGTGGCGTACCGGCTCTACTCCGACCTTGCGGGCGAGCAGTTGCTGAGCCTTTCGCTGGTCGCGCCGGACTCCGCGCAGATGCATGCCGCGATGGCATACGAAGACTCGATGCAGAACAACAACCAGGCCGCGATTGCGCAGTACCGCAAGGCGCTGGCGATCGACCCGAAGTTGCCGGGCGCGGAGTTTTCACTCGCGCAACTCCTGCAGAACGCAAACGATGTAAAGCAGCAGCAAGAAGCGGCGTCGATTTATGAGCAGGCGCTGCGCGAGAATCCTTACGATGAGCCCTCGGCGCTGGCGCTGGGAGATATGAATCTCACACAGGGCAACTTCAAGATTGCTCAAACCTACTATGAGCGTGCGCTCAAAATTGATCCAGAAGATGCGGAGGCCAACTTTGGTCTGGCGAAGGCGCTGATTGGCAACAATGAATCGAAGCAGGCGCTGCCTTATCTGGAGAAGTCGATTCGCCTGGACCCCACGAATGCCTCGGCACACTTCCGGTTGGCGACACTCTACCGGCAGGAAGGGCGCGAGCAGGATGCGCGCCAGCAACTGCAGATTTTCCAGCGGCTGCGCAAGCTGAAAGACAAGCTCTCTGACCTGTACAAGCAGATGCGCATGCAGCCGGTGCACCAGGAGAACCACCATGAGAGCCAGGGCGGCATGGCGGGCGGCCAATAG